A genomic segment from Mustela lutreola isolate mMusLut2 chromosome 15, mMusLut2.pri, whole genome shotgun sequence encodes:
- the CCDC200 gene encoding coiled-coil domain-containing protein 200, whose product MPLVTPTIMGSAYHWEARRRQMALDRRRWLMAKHQRQQQEQQEQQEQEEQLEWQEQQVSISHSSQIQINTQSTHDSRRRITCSSGDPETDPQPHWPSAKKPDDRFLTPSPPPASPLQKSPPPDSL is encoded by the exons atGCCTTTGGTCACCCCTACCATCATGGGCAGTGCTTACCACTGGGAGGCTCGGCGTAGGCAGATGGCTTTGGACCGGAGGAGGTGGCTGATGGCCAAGCACCAGCGGCAGCAGCAGGAACAGCAGGAACAGCAGGAACAGGAGGAACAACTGGAATGGCAGGAGCAACAG GTTTCAATAAGTCATTCCAGTCAAATCCAGATAAATACGCAGAGCACTCACGATTCACG tCGACGAATTACATGCAGCAGTGGTGATCCAGAGACAGATCCTCAACCCCACTGGCCATCAGCAAAAAAACCAGATGACCGCTTtctcaccccctccccgcccccagcatcTCCACTCCAAAAGTCACCCCCTCCTGATTCACTGTAG
- the TMEM106A gene encoding transmembrane protein 106A codes for MMGETFSHLGSREENRSILPPSPATGSNAANYFSTRSSKSFCSRAPCEGAARASFVTCPTCQGSGEIPKELEKQLVALIPYGDQRLKPRRTKLFVFLAVLICLVISSLIVFFLFPRSIAVQPAGLNSSTVAFDEADIHLNITNILNISNSNYYPITVTQLTIEVLHLSLVVGQVTNSLLLHIGPLASEQMFYAVANKIWDENTYKICSWMKIKVHHVLLHIQGTLTCSYLSHSEQLVFQNYEYVDCRGNSSVPHLLVPHPP; via the exons ATGATGGGTGAGACATTCTCCCATTTGGGCTCTCGGGAGGAGAACAGGTCGATCCTGCCCCCCAGCCCGGCCACTGGCAGCAATGCCGCCAACTACTTCAGCACCCGAAGCAGCAAATCTTTCTGTTCCCGAGCACCTTGTGAAGGGGCTGCCCGTGCCAGCTTTGTGACTTGTCCCACCTGTCAGGGCAGCGGGGAGATCCCGAAAG AGCTAGAGAAGCAGCTAGTGGCCCTCATCCCCTATGGGGACCAGAGGCTGAAGCCCAGGCGCAC GAAGCTTTTCGTGTTCCTGGCTGTCCTCATCTGCCTCGTGATCTCCTCCCTTATCGTCTTTTTCCTGTTTCCCCGGTCCATCGCCGTGCAGCCCGCGGGCCTCAACTCCTCCACGGTGGCCTTTGACGAGGCTGACATCCATCTCAACATAACG AATATCTTAAACATCTCCAATAGCAACTACTACCCCATCACGGTGACCCAGCTGACCATCGAGGTTCTGCACCTGTCCCTCGTGGTGGGGCAGGTCACCAATAGCCTCCTCCTCCACATCGGTCCTTTGGCCAGTGAACAG ATGTTTTATGCAGTGGCCAACAAAATCTGGGATGAAAACACATA caaAATCTGTTCCTGGATGAAAATCAAAGTCCACCACGTGCTTTTGCACATCCA gGGCACCCTGACCTGTTCCTACCTGAGCCATTCAGAGCAGCTAGTCTTCCAGAACTATGAGTACGTGGACTGCCGGGGAAATTCCTCAGTGCCCCACTTGCTGGTCCCTCATCCGCCGTGA